A portion of the Chiroxiphia lanceolata isolate bChiLan1 chromosome 10, bChiLan1.pri, whole genome shotgun sequence genome contains these proteins:
- the GMNC gene encoding geminin coiled-coil domain-containing protein 1 isoform X3 — protein sequence MRDAKGCLLPLRRRSCSCCHAHDGFWLLTGLPLQDTLLQKEEELARLHEENNNLRQYLNSALIKCLEEKAKKLLSCHGQKTCAVPKSAKRRLKEDHCFVPQETPHASKARRNLLDEFTACEEQASPAVDSWVLQTLGLKDVNTIDEASANYSALSSDLGKDPYSLSPGEAIDYEHSEGAAAAFSCSHVPPADSSAHPCSEDSPFLPQFPSAPCISSAVPSVSSLPVYGLPYLPGDLSPNKTEVAFTTSLSPHRNVRTHTFHQGQAFVRRDDDGGWRFTWVPKQAE from the exons ATGAGGGATGCAAAGGGATGTTTACTGCCACTCAGAAGGagatcctgcagctgctgtcatGCCCATGACGGTTTCTGGCTGCTCACAGGACTACCT CTTCAAGATACTTTGCTTCAGAAGGAAGAGGAACTTGCTAGgttacatgaagaaaataataaccTCCGACAGTACCTGAATTCTGCCCTGATTAAGTGTTTAGAAGAAAAAGCCAAG aaACTACTATCCTGCCATGGACAGAAAACCTGTGCTGTTCCCAAAAGTGCCAAGAGGAGATTAAAAGAGGACCATTGCTTTGTTCCTCAAGAAACTCCTCATGCTTCCAAAGCTAGAAGGAACCTCTTGGATGAATTCACTGCCTGTGAAGAGCAGGCCAGCCCTGCCGTGGACAGCTGGGTCTTGCAGACCTTAGGATTAAAAGATGTCAACACCATTGATGAAGCTTCAGCTAACTACAGTGCCCTGTCCTCAGACCTTGGAAAAGACCCGTACAGCCTGAGCCCTGGTGAAGCAATAGACTACGAGCACagtgaaggagcagcagcagcgtttAGCTGCAGCCACGTGCCTCCAGCTGACAGCAGTGCCCATCCATGCAGTGAGgactctcccttccttccccagttTCCTTCAGCACCATGCATCTCCTCAGCAGTACCTAGtgtttcctccctcccagtgtATGGGTTACCTTATTTGCCTGGTGATTTGTCACCCAACAAGACTGAAGTGGCCTTCACAACTTCTCTAAGTCCCCACCGCAATGTGAGAACACACACCTTCCACCAAGGACAAGCCTTTGTGCGCAGGGATGACGACGGAGGATGGAGATTCACCTGGGTGCCCAAACAGGCTGAATAA
- the GMNC gene encoding geminin coiled-coil domain-containing protein 1 isoform X2, giving the protein MSTGRPCPEPDFAGGPGSACPWSAPAGVSKETWAAVCAAEPPHSQGRREARLSPGQFCSPQLGAQDAAWQGDQLSSQLYRNKQLQDTLLQKEEELARLHEENNNLRQYLNSALIKCLEEKAKKLLSCHGQKTCAVPKSAKRRLKEDHCFVPQETPHASKARRNLLDEFTACEEQASPAVDSWVLQTLGLKDVNTIDEASANYSALSSDLGKDPYSLSPGEAIDYEHSEGAAAAFSCSHVPPADSSAHPCSEDSPFLPQFPSAPCISSAVPSVSSLPVYGLPYLPGDLSPNKTEVAFTTSLSPHRNVRTHTFHQGQAFVRRDDDGGWRFTWVPKQAE; this is encoded by the exons ATG AGCACCGGCCGGCCGTGCCCGGAGCCGGACTTCGCCGGGGGTCCGGGCAGCGCCTGCCCCTGGTCCGCCCCCGCCGGTGTTTCCAAGGAGACCTGGGCCGCCGTCTGCGCCGCGGAGCCGCCGCACAGCCAGGGCCGGCGGGAGGCTCGGCTGAGCCCGG GCCAGTTCTGCAGCCCGCAGCTCGGTGCCCAGGACGCGGCGTGGCAGGGAGACCAGCTGTCCTCCCAGCTCTACAGAAACAAGCAG CTTCAAGATACTTTGCTTCAGAAGGAAGAGGAACTTGCTAGgttacatgaagaaaataataaccTCCGACAGTACCTGAATTCTGCCCTGATTAAGTGTTTAGAAGAAAAAGCCAAG aaACTACTATCCTGCCATGGACAGAAAACCTGTGCTGTTCCCAAAAGTGCCAAGAGGAGATTAAAAGAGGACCATTGCTTTGTTCCTCAAGAAACTCCTCATGCTTCCAAAGCTAGAAGGAACCTCTTGGATGAATTCACTGCCTGTGAAGAGCAGGCCAGCCCTGCCGTGGACAGCTGGGTCTTGCAGACCTTAGGATTAAAAGATGTCAACACCATTGATGAAGCTTCAGCTAACTACAGTGCCCTGTCCTCAGACCTTGGAAAAGACCCGTACAGCCTGAGCCCTGGTGAAGCAATAGACTACGAGCACagtgaaggagcagcagcagcgtttAGCTGCAGCCACGTGCCTCCAGCTGACAGCAGTGCCCATCCATGCAGTGAGgactctcccttccttccccagttTCCTTCAGCACCATGCATCTCCTCAGCAGTACCTAGtgtttcctccctcccagtgtATGGGTTACCTTATTTGCCTGGTGATTTGTCACCCAACAAGACTGAAGTGGCCTTCACAACTTCTCTAAGTCCCCACCGCAATGTGAGAACACACACCTTCCACCAAGGACAAGCCTTTGTGCGCAGGGATGACGACGGAGGATGGAGATTCACCTGGGTGCCCAAACAGGCTGAATAA
- the GMNC gene encoding geminin coiled-coil domain-containing protein 1 isoform X1 gives MQERGWHLKESTGRPCPEPDFAGGPGSACPWSAPAGVSKETWAAVCAAEPPHSQGRREARLSPGQFCSPQLGAQDAAWQGDQLSSQLYRNKQLQDTLLQKEEELARLHEENNNLRQYLNSALIKCLEEKAKKLLSCHGQKTCAVPKSAKRRLKEDHCFVPQETPHASKARRNLLDEFTACEEQASPAVDSWVLQTLGLKDVNTIDEASANYSALSSDLGKDPYSLSPGEAIDYEHSEGAAAAFSCSHVPPADSSAHPCSEDSPFLPQFPSAPCISSAVPSVSSLPVYGLPYLPGDLSPNKTEVAFTTSLSPHRNVRTHTFHQGQAFVRRDDDGGWRFTWVPKQAE, from the exons ATGCAGGAAAGGGGTTGGCATCTGAAGGAG AGCACCGGCCGGCCGTGCCCGGAGCCGGACTTCGCCGGGGGTCCGGGCAGCGCCTGCCCCTGGTCCGCCCCCGCCGGTGTTTCCAAGGAGACCTGGGCCGCCGTCTGCGCCGCGGAGCCGCCGCACAGCCAGGGCCGGCGGGAGGCTCGGCTGAGCCCGG GCCAGTTCTGCAGCCCGCAGCTCGGTGCCCAGGACGCGGCGTGGCAGGGAGACCAGCTGTCCTCCCAGCTCTACAGAAACAAGCAG CTTCAAGATACTTTGCTTCAGAAGGAAGAGGAACTTGCTAGgttacatgaagaaaataataaccTCCGACAGTACCTGAATTCTGCCCTGATTAAGTGTTTAGAAGAAAAAGCCAAG aaACTACTATCCTGCCATGGACAGAAAACCTGTGCTGTTCCCAAAAGTGCCAAGAGGAGATTAAAAGAGGACCATTGCTTTGTTCCTCAAGAAACTCCTCATGCTTCCAAAGCTAGAAGGAACCTCTTGGATGAATTCACTGCCTGTGAAGAGCAGGCCAGCCCTGCCGTGGACAGCTGGGTCTTGCAGACCTTAGGATTAAAAGATGTCAACACCATTGATGAAGCTTCAGCTAACTACAGTGCCCTGTCCTCAGACCTTGGAAAAGACCCGTACAGCCTGAGCCCTGGTGAAGCAATAGACTACGAGCACagtgaaggagcagcagcagcgtttAGCTGCAGCCACGTGCCTCCAGCTGACAGCAGTGCCCATCCATGCAGTGAGgactctcccttccttccccagttTCCTTCAGCACCATGCATCTCCTCAGCAGTACCTAGtgtttcctccctcccagtgtATGGGTTACCTTATTTGCCTGGTGATTTGTCACCCAACAAGACTGAAGTGGCCTTCACAACTTCTCTAAGTCCCCACCGCAATGTGAGAACACACACCTTCCACCAAGGACAAGCCTTTGTGCGCAGGGATGACGACGGAGGATGGAGATTCACCTGGGTGCCCAAACAGGCTGAATAA